The following coding sequences lie in one Candidatus Eisenbacteria bacterium genomic window:
- the mnmA gene encoding tRNA 2-thiouridine(34) synthase MnmA — protein sequence MAGRLAKDPQRFLPKGWGRDQGILVAMSGGVDSSVAAGLLAETGVPTMGATLKVFCYGNAESSPKTCCSLESIEEARRCAYRLGMKHYVLDMEESFSETVLDDFVAEYSMGRTPNPCVRCNSYVKFGTLLKWVDEIGFHGVATGHYVRKILLTSGEEGFKWLLARGRDRLKDQSYVLWGLKSELLERFVFPLGDLEKGEVRLLAAEMQLPTAEKPESQDICFVKEGHYTDFIRERSGGDLPLSKTGPIRTGAGEIIGRHKGLIHYTVGQRRGLGLSSPTGRPYYVIRLDPLSNGLWVGDRLELQAWGLAGDSFNRLAPSSYFAGEELKVQIRAHHDPVAVKAVEWNPSGEFQVQLNEPAESVSPGQSAVLYQGDLLIGGGRILTALDRRVSSGK from the coding sequence ATGGCGGGAAGGCTGGCAAAGGATCCGCAGAGGTTTTTGCCGAAAGGGTGGGGCCGGGACCAGGGGATCCTTGTCGCGATGAGCGGGGGGGTCGACAGCTCCGTCGCGGCGGGTCTGCTCGCTGAAACCGGTGTTCCGACGATGGGCGCCACTCTAAAAGTTTTCTGTTATGGGAATGCCGAATCCTCTCCCAAAACCTGCTGCTCGCTAGAGAGTATCGAGGAGGCGCGGCGCTGCGCTTACCGTCTCGGTATGAAACATTACGTATTGGATATGGAAGAGAGCTTCAGCGAAACGGTTCTCGATGATTTTGTCGCCGAGTATTCGATGGGGCGGACCCCCAATCCGTGTGTCCGCTGCAATAGTTATGTCAAATTCGGCACGCTGCTGAAATGGGTCGACGAGATCGGGTTTCACGGCGTCGCCACCGGCCACTATGTTCGCAAGATCCTGTTGACCTCGGGGGAGGAGGGCTTCAAGTGGCTCCTGGCGCGAGGGCGTGACCGGCTCAAGGATCAATCCTATGTGTTGTGGGGTTTGAAATCAGAGCTCCTTGAAAGATTTGTTTTCCCGCTGGGGGATCTCGAGAAGGGGGAGGTTCGCCTTTTGGCGGCTGAAATGCAGCTTCCGACGGCGGAAAAACCGGAGAGCCAGGATATCTGTTTTGTGAAGGAAGGCCATTATACCGATTTTATCCGGGAGCGAAGCGGGGGGGATTTGCCCCTTTCCAAGACCGGGCCGATCCGCACCGGCGCCGGCGAAATCATCGGCCGGCACAAGGGCCTTATACATTACACGGTGGGTCAGAGAAGGGGGCTCGGCCTGAGTTCTCCCACCGGCCGTCCCTATTATGTCATCCGGCTCGATCCCCTCTCCAATGGGCTCTGGGTCGGCGACCGGCTTGAGCTGCAGGCCTGGGGGCTCGCGGGTGATTCCTTCAATCGACTGGCGCCCTCATCCTACTTCGCGGGAGAAGAGCTGAAGGTGCAGATCCGGGCTCATCATGACCCGGTGGCGGTGAAAGCGGTTGAATGGAACCCCAGCGGCGAATTTCAAGTACAGTTGAATGAGCCCGCTGAGTCAGTTTCTCCGGGGCAATCGGCGGTGCTCTACCAGGGCGATCTTCTCATCGGCGGCGGCCGGATCCTGACGGCTTTGGACCGGCGTGTGTCGAGCGGGAAATAA
- a CDS encoding gliding-motility protein MglA, whose amino-acid sequence MALVHLDQRQLHLKIVYYGPGFGGKTTNLMHLHNRIPPHLRGQWVALKSEEDRTLYFDFLPLNLGSGSGFQTRIHLYTVPGQVRFRRSRLVMLRDVDGIIFVADSHPNRLHANEDSLKDLEMNLVELGLDLTKMPKVFQLNKRDLDPKTPEQVMRRSLGVGENPCFHAVANQGRGVLETLKTMTKMVLRELTPAP is encoded by the coding sequence ATGGCTCTAGTCCATCTTGATCAGCGTCAGCTCCACCTGAAGATCGTTTATTACGGTCCCGGGTTTGGAGGCAAGACCACAAACCTGATGCATCTTCATAACCGCATCCCGCCGCATCTCCGCGGGCAATGGGTCGCCTTGAAATCCGAGGAAGATCGGACCCTCTACTTTGATTTCCTTCCCCTCAATCTGGGCTCCGGCTCTGGTTTTCAGACCCGGATTCATCTTTACACGGTTCCCGGCCAGGTCCGCTTCCGGCGCAGCCGGCTGGTGATGCTTCGCGATGTCGACGGGATCATTTTCGTAGCTGATTCGCATCCCAACCGGCTTCATGCCAATGAGGATAGTCTGAAAGACTTGGAGATGAATCTCGTGGAATTGGGGCTGGATCTCACAAAAATGCCGAAGGTTTTTCAGCTGAATAAGAGGGATCTCGACCCCAAAACTCCAGAGCAGGTCATGAGGCGCAGCCTCGGTGTCGGCGAGAATCCTTGCTTCCACGCTGTCGCCAATCAGGGCCGGGGTGTATTGGAAACGCTCAAGACGATGACAAAAATGGTGCTGCGCGAACTCACCCCCGCTCCCTAA
- a CDS encoding roadblock/LC7 domain-containing protein, with translation MVHLQWYGGEGEILSLQSELRRFLTKSGALTSMLMDSAGRLLTMVGTVIPQFDITSFVSLSASDFAANRELARLLGEETFHDLFHQGERHGVYITQICDGMLMAVLFDRSTTLGLVRHSIRKTRPRIQPLLHAALTPPAESMTRALGEEEFEQISEDIERMFE, from the coding sequence ATGGTTCACCTGCAGTGGTATGGGGGAGAGGGGGAGATCCTTTCCCTGCAATCGGAATTGCGGCGGTTCCTGACGAAATCGGGCGCTCTGACGTCTATGCTCATGGATTCGGCGGGGCGGCTGCTGACAATGGTTGGAACCGTCATCCCCCAATTCGATATTACCTCTTTTGTCAGCTTGAGCGCCTCTGATTTCGCGGCGAATCGTGAACTGGCGAGGCTGCTCGGTGAGGAGACCTTTCACGATCTCTTTCATCAAGGGGAACGTCATGGAGTGTATATCACCCAGATTTGCGATGGGATGTTGATGGCCGTCTTGTTCGATCGTTCGACGACACTCGGTCTTGTCCGCCATTCCATCCGCAAAACACGTCCGCGGATTCAGCCGTTGCTGCATGCTGCTTTAACCCCTCCCGCCGAGTCAATGACGCGGGCGCTTGGGGAGGAAGAGTTTGAGCAGATCTCGGAAGACATCGAGAGGATGTTCGAGTAA
- a CDS encoding PEP-CTERM sorting domain-containing protein, protein MKKARNTLFVILLAVFILAPASEASLFLSSWGISYGNWDPVSTLAPSHIAYSVEDWTGSPSDGYLDPGYGGNGYDVEAVYAGCDNDYFYVAVVTGFPIAGRRSGDEIFAPGDIAIDTNLDNIYDLAVDTDAGGTLRQTNLTWENPSVGGHPVWGGASDPLRVTGWSQSSAPAAWSYGAFHGRYAIEAMIDRSFLGSETGFAMHWTMGCGNDVGEVRLDCTPPVPEPASLGLLGLGLMGGGLLRRLRHKK, encoded by the coding sequence ATGAAAAAAGCACGCAACACCTTATTCGTCATTCTGTTAGCCGTTTTCATCCTGGCGCCGGCATCAGAGGCATCCCTCTTCCTCTCCTCTTGGGGGATTTCCTACGGCAATTGGGATCCGGTCTCCACTTTGGCGCCATCGCATATCGCCTATAGTGTCGAGGATTGGACGGGTAGTCCGAGTGATGGATACCTGGACCCCGGATATGGCGGCAATGGCTATGATGTCGAGGCGGTCTATGCCGGTTGCGACAATGACTATTTCTATGTTGCCGTTGTCACGGGATTTCCTATCGCCGGCCGCCGTTCGGGCGATGAAATTTTCGCCCCCGGAGACATTGCCATCGACACCAATCTCGATAATATCTATGACCTGGCCGTCGATACCGACGCGGGTGGCACATTGCGTCAAACCAATCTGACTTGGGAAAACCCCTCGGTCGGCGGGCATCCGGTTTGGGGCGGGGCTTCCGATCCTCTGCGGGTCACCGGCTGGAGCCAATCCTCCGCTCCGGCGGCCTGGTCCTACGGCGCTTTCCATGGACGGTATGCGATCGAAGCGATGATTGACCGGAGTTTTCTAGGTTCCGAAACGGGATTCGCGATGCATTGGACGATGGGATGCGGCAACGATGTCGGTGAAGTCAGACTCGACTGCACACCGCCGGTGCCGGAACCAGCCAGTCTCGGTCTTCTCGGTCTCGGGCTGATGGGCGGCGGACTGCTTCGCCGGCTGAGACACAAGAAATAG
- a CDS encoding NYN domain-containing protein, which translates to MVKRPRIWIVDGHNLIFQIPHLEELQVTQRRHEARRGLEKIFSRYSMRSGERVIIVYDGNRLEQNPDVVSSEYLETIYTFQPEEADDRIQYLASQYLSHGCRVRVLTSDLRTLSPGLPAGAVIVSPIDFFKELAGRPENPDEKRIKGDFSDVEAELLKRGGGWPEEEEIPPPPPSGLPVRPVPARQKRKTAATVPEKPMPQAAEMSREAREALRKKKERGRRKQQRRLQKEK; encoded by the coding sequence ATGGTGAAGCGCCCGCGCATCTGGATTGTCGACGGACACAATCTCATCTTTCAAATCCCTCATCTTGAGGAGCTGCAGGTCACCCAAAGGCGTCATGAAGCCCGCCGCGGCCTGGAGAAGATATTTTCGAGATATTCCATGCGTTCTGGTGAGCGCGTCATCATTGTCTACGATGGCAACCGTCTCGAACAGAATCCGGATGTTGTGTCTTCCGAATACCTGGAAACCATTTATACATTCCAACCCGAAGAAGCGGATGACCGGATTCAATATCTCGCCTCGCAATATCTATCCCACGGATGCCGCGTTCGGGTGCTGACTTCTGATCTCAGAACATTGAGCCCCGGCCTCCCCGCTGGCGCTGTGATTGTCTCCCCGATCGACTTTTTCAAGGAGTTGGCCGGACGGCCTGAAAATCCGGATGAGAAACGGATTAAAGGCGATTTTTCGGATGTCGAAGCGGAGCTTCTGAAGCGGGGCGGGGGGTGGCCGGAGGAGGAAGAGATCCCCCCACCGCCGCCGTCCGGTTTGCCGGTGCGGCCGGTTCCCGCGCGGCAAAAAAGGAAAACCGCCGCGACGGTTCCCGAAAAGCCGATGCCTCAAGCCGCCGAAATGAGCAGGGAAGCACGGGAAGCGCTTCGGAAAAAGAAGGAACGGGGCCGCCGCAAGCAGCAGAGGCGCCTTCAGAAGGAGAAGTAA
- a CDS encoding YbaB/EbfC family nucleoid-associated protein — protein MDIGKLMKQAQKMQAQLSELKEELAERRITATAGGGMVTVEANGRHEILSLKIDPQVVDPQDVEMLEDLIVAAVNEAQRQSEEMFKEEMSKLTGGLPMPGLFG, from the coding sequence ATGGATATCGGAAAACTCATGAAGCAGGCTCAGAAGATGCAGGCGCAACTGAGTGAGCTGAAGGAAGAATTGGCGGAACGCAGGATCACGGCGACAGCCGGTGGTGGGATGGTGACCGTAGAAGCCAACGGCCGGCATGAAATCCTATCCCTCAAAATCGACCCGCAAGTTGTTGATCCGCAGGATGTGGAAATGCTGGAGGATCTCATTGTCGCCGCCGTCAATGAAGCGCAGCGGCAATCCGAAGAGATGTTCAAAGAGGAAATGTCCAAACTGACCGGTGGCCTGCCGATGCCGGGCCTCTTCGGCTAA
- the thpR gene encoding RNA 2',3'-cyclic phosphodiesterase: protein MEDKGERITRCFLALTFSKEDLAYPTALSSQMMEKLGRGCVKWVAPENLHLTIYFFGGLNKGRLMQARRAIERLAGAWDAVPVSWGGLGAFPSSRKAQVIWVGLNDLENRLTPLIDDTQARLRDFGFGPPDKPFRAHLTLGRVRRGEKLDGAALEGSQGGLTPAPGPFMIRSMQLFRSILRPQGPLYTTLVEAPSRGNEPPDEGE from the coding sequence ATGGAAGATAAGGGAGAGCGGATCACCCGGTGCTTTCTGGCGCTGACCTTCTCAAAAGAGGACCTCGCCTATCCGACAGCACTTTCCTCTCAGATGATGGAAAAGCTCGGGCGGGGATGTGTAAAGTGGGTGGCTCCGGAGAACCTGCATTTGACAATCTATTTCTTTGGCGGATTGAACAAGGGCCGGTTGATGCAGGCCCGGCGCGCCATCGAGAGGTTGGCCGGCGCTTGGGATGCCGTGCCTGTCTCCTGGGGCGGGCTTGGAGCCTTTCCATCCAGCCGCAAGGCCCAGGTTATATGGGTGGGATTGAATGATCTCGAGAATCGTCTCACTCCTCTGATAGATGATACTCAGGCCCGTTTGAGGGATTTTGGATTTGGCCCTCCAGATAAACCCTTCCGCGCCCATTTAACTTTGGGCCGGGTCCGGCGTGGGGAAAAATTGGATGGGGCGGCTCTCGAGGGCTCCCAGGGCGGTTTGACACCCGCCCCCGGGCCTTTTATGATTCGTTCGATGCAGTTATTTCGTAGCATCCTACGCCCCCAAGGACCTCTGTACACAACACTCGTGGAGGCTCCCTCCCGCGGGAATGAGCCGCCTGATGAAGGAGAATAA
- a CDS encoding tetratricopeptide repeat protein, whose amino-acid sequence MKLMTAGWTFLLLFSIAGWTAAEAQSEVFSTEEICRKNFQTAMEYKKNLKYQDAEEFFTLVVETCPDHIDAYLNLGHVLTQLKKYPDAIDIYQRALEVEPRNLSIKEALAYTYGASGDLEKSIRLYQDILDLDPERHGIYKNLAYLYERQGSWPEALMMAKMVLSVDPSDIVGLQQAARTALDKKLYLEAMNLYEMLYAKQPEDISIQRILGYFYFQVQLSEKAIPIYRAVLEAEPESPSSLFEHKILALCLKKAGLAMEAAEEYEYITEHEPEKLENFYNLALMYNDSKAYDKALNVVERGLRQDPSYQCLYYASGKVYESKAKDAKAAERYDEAVGFFRDAITQFEKCVNGSFCARQCSSEIERMEQFVTITNKEKQKKELEAPSSSAG is encoded by the coding sequence ATGAAACTCATGACAGCGGGATGGACCTTCCTGCTTCTATTTTCAATCGCGGGGTGGACAGCCGCGGAAGCTCAGAGCGAGGTCTTTTCAACCGAGGAGATCTGCCGGAAGAATTTCCAAACCGCCATGGAGTACAAGAAGAATCTCAAGTATCAGGATGCGGAGGAGTTTTTCACCCTTGTGGTGGAAACATGCCCCGATCATATCGACGCCTACCTCAATCTCGGACACGTTCTAACGCAACTGAAAAAATATCCGGATGCTATCGATATTTACCAGAGGGCCTTGGAGGTGGAGCCTCGGAACCTCTCTATTAAAGAGGCGCTGGCCTATACCTACGGCGCCTCGGGTGATCTGGAGAAATCAATCCGCCTTTATCAGGATATTTTGGATTTGGATCCCGAGCGGCATGGGATATACAAAAATCTTGCCTATCTTTATGAAAGACAGGGTTCCTGGCCGGAAGCATTGATGATGGCCAAGATGGTTCTGTCGGTCGATCCGAGCGACATCGTCGGGTTGCAGCAGGCCGCCCGCACCGCCCTCGACAAGAAGCTCTACCTGGAGGCGATGAACCTTTACGAAATGCTCTATGCGAAGCAGCCGGAGGATATTTCCATTCAGAGGATCCTGGGCTATTTCTATTTCCAGGTTCAACTCTCCGAAAAGGCTATCCCGATCTATCGAGCCGTATTGGAAGCGGAGCCTGAAAGTCCGAGTTCCCTCTTCGAGCACAAGATTCTGGCGCTCTGTCTCAAAAAAGCCGGACTCGCCATGGAGGCGGCGGAAGAGTACGAGTATATCACCGAACACGAACCGGAGAAGCTGGAGAACTTCTACAATCTGGCGCTGATGTATAACGATTCGAAAGCCTATGACAAGGCGCTCAATGTCGTTGAGAGAGGCTTGCGGCAGGATCCCTCTTATCAGTGTCTGTACTACGCCTCCGGTAAAGTGTATGAATCCAAAGCAAAAGACGCCAAGGCCGCAGAGCGATATGACGAGGCCGTCGGTTTTTTCCGGGATGCCATCACCCAATTTGAAAAATGCGTCAATGGATCATTCTGTGCCCGGCAATGTTCAAGTGAGATCGAACGAATGGAGCAATTCGTGACGATCACCAATAAAGAGAAGCAAAAGAAGGAACTGGAAGCCCCCAGCTCGTCAGCGGGTTAA
- a CDS encoding phosphatidylglycerophosphatase A translates to MKLNRVHNKRAVWRKPSLMLASFFGTGFFPFAPATFATLVLYLLLGMAGGWSYTPSPVVLLGVIIFITLVGVWASRRGEEAWGGDASPIVIDEVAGALITIWGFTWSPVVLVLGFFLFRAMDIVKPPPAYQIQALPKGWGVMADDVIAGIYAQIVLRLLDAFGLLPQ, encoded by the coding sequence GTGAAGCTCAATAGAGTCCATAACAAACGAGCTGTATGGCGGAAGCCCTCATTGATGTTGGCGAGTTTTTTCGGGACCGGGTTTTTCCCTTTCGCACCCGCGACCTTCGCGACCTTGGTGCTCTATCTACTGCTCGGCATGGCGGGTGGGTGGAGTTATACACCCTCGCCCGTCGTTCTTTTGGGCGTCATCATTTTTATTACACTCGTTGGAGTCTGGGCCAGCCGCCGGGGGGAAGAGGCCTGGGGCGGGGATGCCTCTCCGATCGTCATAGATGAGGTCGCCGGCGCTCTCATTACCATCTGGGGATTTACCTGGTCGCCCGTCGTGCTGGTCTTGGGATTTTTCCTCTTCCGTGCCATGGATATTGTTAAACCGCCTCCAGCCTACCAGATCCAGGCGCTGCCTAAGGGGTGGGGCGTCATGGCTGACGATGTCATCGCGGGAATCTACGCTCAGATCGTCTTACGGCTTCTTGACGCATTCGGCTTACTACCACAATGA
- a CDS encoding tetratricopeptide repeat protein produces MKRSQRFRWVQVLGSAVLLIVLIQWGVAAQQENRPPVKAEPPEFHDSTPPMTVIEPRPSVLDASYLPPPQTEEHKSAWEAMRSDTVGVQKFYELGNVYYDEGQRDLARYAFEEAIRRDPDHLPSRVNLGVVLNETGKAEEAILHLEYAVAHAPDDVMALCNLGLAYYSLENFAKAVDLYTKALSIDPESQLAHYNLGVAFADAGIYEEAIREWRQVAQIDPKSDAARQAQDNIRVLRNVMKRGD; encoded by the coding sequence TTGAAAAGGTCTCAGAGGTTTCGTTGGGTTCAGGTTTTGGGATCAGCTGTCTTACTGATCGTTCTCATTCAGTGGGGGGTGGCGGCCCAGCAGGAAAATCGGCCTCCCGTGAAGGCGGAGCCCCCGGAATTTCACGATTCCACCCCGCCGATGACCGTCATCGAGCCGCGGCCCAGCGTTCTGGATGCATCGTATCTCCCGCCCCCGCAGACCGAGGAGCATAAAAGCGCTTGGGAAGCGATGCGTTCCGATACAGTCGGTGTTCAGAAATTCTACGAACTTGGAAATGTCTACTACGACGAAGGTCAAAGGGATCTGGCCCGGTACGCCTTCGAAGAGGCGATCCGAAGAGATCCCGATCACCTTCCATCACGCGTAAACTTGGGTGTCGTGCTGAATGAGACAGGGAAGGCGGAAGAAGCCATCCTCCATTTGGAATACGCGGTTGCCCACGCTCCGGATGATGTAATGGCTCTCTGCAATCTTGGCTTGGCCTACTACTCCTTGGAAAATTTCGCCAAGGCGGTGGACCTCTATACCAAGGCGTTGAGTATCGATCCGGAAAGTCAGCTGGCCCATTATAATTTGGGAGTGGCATTCGCCGACGCGGGTATATATGAAGAGGCGATCAGGGAGTGGAGGCAGGTGGCGCAGATCGATCCTAAATCAGATGCCGCCCGCCAGGCTCAAGATAATATCCGCGTTCTCCGGAATGTGATGAAGAGAGGCGACTGA
- a CDS encoding CinA family nicotinamide mononucleotide deamidase-related protein: MNACLISIGSELLDGSHANTNALFLTRFLAREGFTILRVISVGDDPEEIRDTLDEWLGRTELVVLTGGLGATPDDQTRSGVARACRRRLALHEASAENIRRRLRHRSGPGGLPEESSALLPLGAEALENPKGLAPGFALEERGTLVVALPGVPSEMEAIWGLHATRLLERWSGERLRRWRTLHTCGLPETEVVNRVFPVLSPEVEVGYLCQPGLVDIVLGLSGVEPELSRNLAAVTARVAEVMGDAAYGQDGDTLEGVVGKLLSSSSRTLGVAESLTGGTLGSWITREPGSSRYFLGSIVAYSNRAKEDLLGVDPGLLREHGAVSPQVACAMAQGVRRKLGSDVAVSTTGIAGPSGATPAKPVGLVYVGCAEGPHCRAFPFQFRSHRVGNIERSVVAALNVLRLVLMRGLVEEEPGRSRDGR; this comes from the coding sequence ATGAACGCCTGCCTTATCTCCATTGGATCCGAGCTCCTTGACGGCTCGCATGCTAATACAAACGCCCTCTTCTTGACCCGTTTTCTTGCGCGGGAGGGTTTCACAATTCTACGTGTGATCAGCGTGGGCGATGATCCGGAGGAGATCCGGGATACACTGGATGAATGGCTGGGAAGGACGGAACTCGTCGTGCTGACCGGCGGTCTGGGCGCGACGCCGGATGACCAAACCCGATCCGGTGTAGCCCGCGCATGCCGTCGCCGGCTGGCCCTGCACGAAGCCTCCGCTGAGAATATCCGCAGGCGGCTCCGTCATCGATCGGGTCCCGGCGGGCTCCCTGAAGAATCATCCGCCCTTCTGCCGCTGGGCGCGGAAGCCCTGGAAAACCCCAAAGGCCTGGCCCCCGGTTTTGCCCTCGAAGAGAGGGGGACGCTTGTGGTCGCGCTGCCCGGTGTTCCCTCTGAGATGGAGGCCATCTGGGGATTGCATGCGACGCGTTTGTTGGAGCGGTGGTCTGGGGAACGGCTTCGCCGATGGCGGACCCTTCATACCTGTGGCCTGCCGGAGACGGAGGTGGTCAATAGAGTTTTCCCGGTGCTATCACCAGAGGTTGAGGTCGGCTATCTCTGCCAACCCGGTCTCGTCGATATCGTCCTTGGATTGAGCGGTGTGGAACCGGAGCTTTCACGAAACCTCGCCGCGGTGACGGCTCGTGTCGCCGAGGTCATGGGCGATGCAGCCTATGGCCAGGATGGCGACACATTAGAAGGTGTTGTGGGAAAACTTCTGTCCTCGTCATCCCGCACTCTCGGTGTCGCGGAGTCTCTCACGGGAGGAACGCTGGGAAGCTGGATCACCCGTGAGCCTGGAAGTTCGCGGTACTTTCTCGGCTCGATCGTGGCCTACAGCAACCGGGCGAAGGAGGATCTCCTCGGCGTTGATCCCGGACTCCTACGAGAACATGGCGCCGTCAGCCCCCAAGTCGCCTGCGCCATGGCGCAGGGGGTCCGCCGGAAACTCGGGAGTGATGTCGCCGTTTCGACAACGGGTATCGCCGGCCCGTCGGGCGCCACGCCGGCGAAACCGGTTGGATTAGTTTATGTCGGATGTGCGGAAGGGCCTCATTGCCGGGCTTTCCCGTTCCAATTCAGGAGCCACCGGGTTGGAAATATCGAGCGGTCGGTTGTGGCGGCACTGAACGTGCTTCGTCTCGTTTTAATGAGAGGACTCGTCGAGGAAGAGCCGGGGAGGTCTCGGGATGGAAGATAA
- a CDS encoding nucleoside deaminase, with product MPNLPEADEIKRWMKLAIDEARIALGEKEVPVGSVVVSDGRIIGRGHNRVEALKDPTAHAEMLALTAACQTVGDWRLNGAWLYTTLEPCPMCLGAAGLARVDGIIYGAPEPRFGACGSRADLTKIEGLTQGIQIHGGVEVEASQSLVQEFFQMLRRDARVVESGGLENR from the coding sequence ATGCCAAATCTCCCGGAGGCCGATGAGATCAAGCGGTGGATGAAACTCGCCATCGATGAAGCGCGGATCGCCCTGGGTGAGAAAGAGGTGCCGGTCGGTTCCGTTGTTGTGAGCGATGGTCGGATCATCGGCCGCGGGCACAACCGGGTGGAGGCCTTGAAAGATCCCACCGCGCACGCGGAGATGCTGGCCCTTACAGCGGCTTGTCAAACGGTGGGGGATTGGCGGCTTAATGGGGCGTGGCTCTATACGACTTTAGAGCCATGCCCCATGTGTCTTGGGGCGGCCGGTTTGGCGAGGGTCGATGGGATTATCTATGGGGCTCCAGAACCCCGTTTCGGCGCCTGCGGGAGCCGCGCCGATTTAACAAAAATAGAGGGTTTGACACAGGGGATTCAGATTCATGGAGGTGTTGAGGTGGAAGCCTCCCAATCCCTTGTACAGGAGTTTTTTCAGATGCTGCGGAGAGATGCGAGAGTGGTTGAATCGGGCGGTCTCGAAAACCGTTAG
- the recR gene encoding recombination mediator RecR, protein MYSSQHLETLIGCLARLPGIGVKTAQRLGFHLLRVPDENARDLANAILRVRDEVGTCLTCGNVSETQPCYICRDDKRDLSLLCVVEQPGDVVVLERTGAFKGLYHVLRGSLSPLDGAGPEEIGLQALIDRVRKERFQEVVVATNPTPQGEATAHLIRSLLEGHPVQVTRIARGVPMGSDLELFDQATLTRSLEGRKEL, encoded by the coding sequence TTGTACAGCTCCCAACACCTTGAAACTCTCATCGGCTGTCTTGCCCGCCTACCGGGTATTGGTGTGAAGACGGCCCAGCGGCTTGGTTTTCATCTGCTCCGCGTGCCCGATGAGAATGCCCGCGATCTGGCAAACGCGATCCTTCGTGTTCGGGACGAGGTCGGAACCTGTCTTACCTGCGGCAATGTCTCTGAAACTCAGCCTTGTTATATTTGCCGGGATGATAAACGCGACCTCTCCTTGCTCTGCGTTGTAGAGCAGCCCGGCGATGTCGTTGTCCTTGAGCGGACAGGAGCCTTTAAGGGCCTCTACCACGTTCTACGGGGTTCTTTGTCGCCCCTCGATGGGGCGGGTCCTGAAGAGATAGGTCTTCAAGCCCTCATCGACAGGGTCCGAAAAGAGCGTTTCCAAGAGGTGGTCGTGGCGACCAACCCCACTCCGCAGGGGGAAGCCACAGCCCACTTGATCCGATCCCTTCTAGAAGGACACCCGGTCCAGGTCACCCGCATCGCCCGGGGCGTTCCGATGGGCAGCGATCTCGAACTTTTTGATCAAGCCACGCTGACGCGATCGCTGGAAGGCCGCAAAGAGCTATAG